From Streptomyces sp. CMB-StM0423, a single genomic window includes:
- a CDS encoding DUF5999 family protein, translating to MCSHQPRCPGAESPGRDAARRVRRDWSLGFSLLCNGVYLFDDTGELLPDGRVISPRRPWGAL from the coding sequence GTGTGTAGTCATCAACCGCGCTGTCCTGGCGCGGAGTCGCCTGGCCGTGACGCGGCACGGCGCGTGAGGCGTGACTGGTCGCTGGGCTTCAGCCTCCTGTGCAACGGCGTCTATCTCTTCGATGACACCGGCGAGTTGCTTCCCGACGGTCGCGTGATCAGCCCCCGCCGCCCCTGGGGGGCGCTATGA
- a CDS encoding DUF3631 domain-containing protein produces MDDTCPETPATSDATRPLLSVPAQPSQGDEAPAIGPACAAEEPPRSHHREATAPESGGAGLLSELRRKIAHFVILPSDHALDAVTLWVAATHLQTAWQHAPRLAITGPVKRCGKSRLLDVVTETVHAPLITVNASPAAIFRSITDDEPPTLLVDEADTIFGTAKVAERNEDLRGLLNAGHQRNRPTLRVTGPNHDVATFPTFAMAALAGIGDLPDAIMDRSVVIRMRRRAGAEKVASFRTARDTPALRRVRERLTAWLRPLKAEAMNEEPVMPVEDRAADTWEPLVVVADLAGGRWPEAARAACRAMSMHEAGQDEDGGLKARILTDIRRVFADEGDPAIMRTSRLIEALKADSEAPWAEYGPHGLSPRGLQLLLKDYGISSANHRFPGGTQAKGFSRTQFVDAWNRYCPALPEAPTDSRA; encoded by the coding sequence ATGGACGACACCTGCCCCGAAACGCCAGCCACCAGCGACGCCACCCGGCCGCTGCTCTCCGTCCCCGCCCAGCCCAGCCAGGGGGACGAGGCACCGGCCATCGGGCCAGCCTGCGCTGCTGAGGAGCCGCCGCGCAGCCACCATCGGGAAGCGACGGCGCCCGAATCCGGGGGCGCCGGGCTGCTCTCTGAACTGCGGCGGAAGATAGCCCACTTCGTCATCCTGCCGTCCGACCACGCGTTGGACGCGGTGACGCTGTGGGTGGCCGCGACGCATCTGCAGACGGCGTGGCAGCACGCGCCGCGGCTGGCGATCACCGGTCCGGTGAAGCGGTGCGGGAAGTCGCGGTTGCTGGACGTGGTGACCGAGACCGTGCACGCGCCGCTGATCACGGTGAACGCCAGCCCGGCAGCGATCTTCCGGTCCATCACCGACGACGAGCCGCCCACCCTGCTGGTGGACGAGGCCGACACGATCTTCGGCACGGCGAAGGTCGCCGAACGCAACGAGGACCTGCGCGGTCTGCTGAACGCCGGCCATCAGCGCAACCGCCCTACCCTCCGCGTCACCGGACCCAACCACGACGTGGCCACGTTTCCCACCTTCGCCATGGCGGCGCTGGCCGGGATCGGGGACCTGCCGGACGCGATCATGGACCGGTCCGTGGTGATCCGCATGCGCCGCCGCGCCGGAGCCGAGAAGGTCGCCTCCTTCCGCACCGCCCGCGACACCCCCGCTCTCCGCCGCGTCCGCGAACGTCTCACGGCCTGGCTGCGCCCGCTGAAGGCGGAGGCGATGAACGAAGAGCCGGTGATGCCGGTCGAGGATCGCGCCGCCGACACCTGGGAGCCCTTGGTTGTCGTCGCCGACCTCGCCGGAGGACGCTGGCCCGAAGCCGCCCGCGCAGCGTGCCGGGCGATGTCGATGCACGAGGCGGGGCAGGACGAGGACGGTGGCCTGAAGGCCCGGATCCTGACCGACATCCGCCGCGTCTTCGCCGACGAAGGCGACCCCGCCATCATGCGCACCAGCCGCCTCATCGAGGCGCTGAAGGCCGACAGCGAAGCACCGTGGGCCGAATACGGCCCACACGGACTGAGCCCGCGCGGGTTGCAGTTGCTGCTCAAGGACTACGGCATCAGTTCCGCCAACCACCGCTTCCCCGGCGGCACCCAGGCCAAGGGGTTCTCCCGCACCCAGTTCGTCGACGCCTGGAACCGCTACTGCCCAGCGCTCCCCGAGGCACCAACGGACTCACGGGCCTGA
- a CDS encoding NUDIX domain-containing protein, which yields MPELFVDRSHESGRLWPRRAIGALALLCDAGGHRVALVEPAYHTRGLILIGGAVEEGEDPRRALSREIDEETRLQREAGRLLVTEYVNAEPGRGKPDGLNLVFDVEPLGPGEWESVILARAELKEKRLVPLADVETCTEGLLARRIKTAMRARAAGTHEYLSPPE from the coding sequence ATGCCTGAGCTGTTCGTCGACAGATCCCACGAATCGGGCCGTCTGTGGCCCCGCCGGGCGATAGGTGCGCTGGCCTTGCTGTGCGATGCAGGCGGTCACCGGGTGGCGCTGGTCGAACCTGCCTATCACACCCGCGGTCTCATCCTGATCGGCGGCGCTGTTGAAGAGGGCGAGGACCCTCGAAGGGCGCTCTCGCGGGAGATTGATGAGGAGACCCGTCTGCAACGAGAGGCGGGGCGACTGCTGGTGACGGAGTATGTCAACGCTGAGCCCGGCCGGGGAAAACCCGACGGTCTGAATCTCGTGTTCGACGTCGAACCGCTTGGTCCGGGCGAATGGGAAAGCGTCATCCTGGCGCGCGCAGAACTGAAAGAAAAACGCCTCGTACCTCTGGCTGACGTTGAAACCTGCACCGAAGGCTTGCTCGCCCGCCGCATCAAAACTGCAATGCGAGCCAGGGCCGCCGGCACCCACGAATATCTATCACCGCCCGAATGA
- a CDS encoding GNAT family N-acetyltransferase: MSVDLLTTGYYTAGHLDEIRGTLLDVYAQVYADDIANDPFFSMERWQERLAGHSSAGGWGCVIAEVDKRAAGFTYGFTARNQHTTFMVCENMLLPQWRGRGVSKLMHDELVRHRQEERAELLVRRERPRLRAMYERWGYQQVGEKLPFPDAPLYDVMVLQLR, from the coding sequence ATGAGCGTGGATCTGCTGACGACGGGCTACTACACGGCCGGGCATCTGGACGAGATCCGCGGCACGTTGCTCGATGTCTACGCCCAGGTGTACGCCGACGACATCGCGAACGACCCGTTCTTCTCCATGGAGCGCTGGCAGGAGCGGTTGGCTGGCCATAGCTCCGCCGGCGGCTGGGGCTGCGTCATTGCCGAAGTCGACAAGCGTGCGGCCGGATTCACGTACGGCTTCACGGCTCGTAACCAGCACACCACCTTCATGGTCTGCGAGAACATGCTCCTTCCGCAGTGGCGCGGCCGCGGCGTCTCCAAGCTCATGCATGACGAACTAGTGCGCCACCGCCAGGAGGAGCGAGCCGAGCTTCTGGTCCGCCGCGAGCGACCGAGGCTACGGGCAATGTACGAGCGCTGGGGCTACCAACAAGTCGGTGAGAAGCTACCTTTCCCCGACGCCCCTCTGTACGACGTCATGGTCCTCCAACTGCGCTAA
- a CDS encoding helix-turn-helix domain-containing protein codes for MTNQDRLLTAGEAAERLGTGVRFVRRLIQERRIRYVKLGKHVRIPESAIAAFIAERTVLTAAETRAARYGKAA; via the coding sequence GTGACCAATCAGGATCGCCTGCTCACCGCGGGCGAGGCTGCCGAGCGCCTCGGCACGGGCGTGCGCTTCGTGCGCCGCCTCATCCAGGAACGCCGCATCCGCTACGTCAAGCTCGGCAAGCACGTCCGCATCCCCGAGAGCGCCATCGCCGCCTTCATCGCGGAACGCACGGTGCTCACCGCCGCCGAGACGCGAGCCGCCCGCTACGGGAAGGCCGCCTGA
- a CDS encoding helix-turn-helix domain-containing protein: protein MSEDPSQGVLLSGEENVAVRIRLEREARGWSTNGLSDRLNDAGFDMNPSAVWRIENRKRRINLDEAIGFAGVFGIDLRNLVGPPQLAARTRAMELIDDVVDAYRATQRANGAFTTARDALDAYLAEHPGIREEADVMVSNAIAEVSAGQMAKTYGPPPEERSEADEA, encoded by the coding sequence ATGAGCGAGGACCCCTCGCAGGGCGTTCTCCTCAGCGGCGAGGAGAACGTGGCCGTCCGCATCAGACTGGAACGCGAGGCGCGCGGCTGGAGCACCAACGGACTGTCCGACCGACTCAACGACGCCGGGTTCGACATGAACCCCTCGGCGGTCTGGCGCATCGAGAACCGCAAGCGCCGCATCAACCTCGACGAGGCCATCGGCTTCGCCGGGGTCTTCGGCATCGACCTGCGCAACCTCGTCGGCCCGCCGCAGCTCGCGGCCAGAACCCGGGCCATGGAGCTGATCGACGACGTCGTGGACGCCTACCGCGCCACCCAGCGCGCCAACGGTGCCTTCACCACCGCCCGCGACGCGCTGGACGCGTACCTCGCCGAGCACCCCGGCATCCGCGAAGAGGCCGACGTGATGGTGTCCAACGCCATCGCCGAAGTCAGCGCCGGCCAGATGGCCAAGACCTACGGCCCCCCGCCGGAGGAGCGCTCCGAGGCGGACGAGGCTTAG
- the dcd gene encoding dCTP deaminase gives MLLSDKDIRSEVDAGRVRIEPFDDAMIQPSSVDVRLDRYFRVFENHRYPHIDPAVEQSGLTRLVEPEGDECFILHPGEFVLASTYEVISLPDDIASRLEGKSSLGRLGLLTHSTAGFIDPGFSGHVTLELSNVATLPIKLWPGMKIGQLCMFRLSSPAEHPYGSAKYGSRYQGQRGPTPSRSYQNFHRTVI, from the coding sequence GTGCTGCTCTCTGACAAGGACATCCGGAGCGAAGTCGACGCCGGGCGGGTCCGGATCGAGCCCTTCGACGACGCGATGATCCAGCCGTCCAGCGTGGACGTACGCCTCGACCGCTACTTCCGGGTGTTCGAGAACCACCGTTATCCCCACATCGACCCCGCCGTCGAACAGAGCGGCCTCACGCGGCTCGTGGAGCCCGAGGGCGACGAGTGCTTCATCCTGCACCCCGGGGAGTTCGTGCTGGCCTCGACGTACGAGGTCATCTCGCTGCCCGACGACATCGCCTCCCGGCTCGAAGGCAAGTCAAGCCTCGGCCGGCTCGGGCTGCTCACGCACTCCACCGCCGGCTTCATCGACCCCGGGTTCAGCGGGCACGTGACGCTGGAGCTCTCCAACGTCGCCACCCTGCCCATCAAGCTGTGGCCGGGCATGAAGATCGGGCAGCTCTGCATGTTCCGGCTCAGCTCACCCGCCGAGCACCCCTACGGATCCGCCAAGTACGGCTCCCGGTACCAGGGGCAGCGCGGGCCCACGCCCTCCCGGTCGTACCAGAACTTCCACCGCACCGTGATCTGA
- a CDS encoding terpene synthase family protein, with translation MAPRGLYPEIVYVTNTAAWHLLVRELFEAPDGLRLTEHTEFVRTLVASIDARTPPTTQWHTAAILCTTALTASKSPEWARRHKHHWRTFLVNCLEDARPEPPRADFADCLRRRRIPVGTAVIDSAEALGRYELPQHIAGLPELERFRLVTTDMCVLARDLLRLDRELTNAHNAVVAYRTQHCLDWSDAQTQVLAIYHRRRRELHELTARIPYLPAVAGQPLTDQVTLRTYLHDLWQVTHGFAAAHLINHRHWTPFHTR, from the coding sequence ATGGCACCAAGGGGCCTCTACCCGGAAATCGTGTACGTCACGAACACGGCAGCCTGGCACCTCCTTGTCCGGGAACTCTTCGAAGCCCCGGACGGCCTCCGCCTGACCGAGCACACCGAGTTCGTCCGCACCCTCGTCGCCTCCATCGACGCCCGCACACCCCCCACCACCCAATGGCACACCGCCGCGATCCTGTGCACCACCGCCCTCACCGCATCCAAGAGCCCGGAATGGGCACGGCGGCACAAGCACCACTGGCGGACGTTCCTGGTCAACTGCCTCGAAGACGCCCGCCCCGAACCGCCGCGCGCCGACTTCGCCGACTGCCTCCGGCGCCGCCGCATCCCCGTCGGCACCGCCGTCATCGACAGCGCCGAAGCCCTCGGCCGCTACGAACTCCCCCAGCACATCGCCGGGCTGCCCGAGCTGGAGCGCTTCCGCCTGGTCACCACCGACATGTGCGTGCTCGCCCGCGACCTGCTCCGCCTCGACCGCGAACTCACCAACGCCCACAATGCGGTCGTCGCCTACCGCACCCAGCACTGCCTCGACTGGTCCGACGCCCAGACTCAGGTCCTGGCCATCTACCACCGCCGCCGTCGCGAACTGCACGAACTGACCGCCCGCATCCCGTACTTACCCGCCGTCGCCGGCCAGCCCCTCACCGACCAGGTCACCCTCCGGACCTACCTCCACGATCTCTGGCAGGTCACCCACGGATTCGCAGCAGCCCACCTCATCAACCACCGCCACTGGACCCCGTTCCACACCCGATGA
- a CDS encoding tetratricopeptide repeat protein, with translation MPFRPNTQLQRAIEKSGYTQDDLAEAINKAHEELYGTPGRCSDRQVRRLLTGEVTWPRDPTRLPLEAVLGQRATELGFRPPPQSAPRGRNVRATAPTHLQDLSVQRRTFVLGLTGSMIVLPTLPDSGRLGMADVRRIYMTADRLHQLDDQYGGAQLSEAAARYIEYVEHSARRCSFGSRVQTALYQALGGMATSAGWFAFDSRQQDTARRWWDAGLRYALLAGDRQLQARVWSSMSHQAYHLGHGGEAVSIARAALDETRGRRDGHLSSLLHSRVAQGHALQDERGWCGRSLLRAEQTYDQHRPSEQRWLRFYNAGEIHSSAALCYRDLGQHTNSVDSARKSLAVIESTKLWRNLLAAHTRVARALLAAGEADEAIASGDRALNLLPQVRSPRVVMRLAEFRDGLIDSGAPGATDFSDRYKAVAA, from the coding sequence ATGCCGTTCCGCCCCAACACGCAGTTACAGCGCGCTATCGAGAAGAGCGGCTACACGCAGGATGACCTGGCAGAAGCCATCAACAAAGCGCACGAGGAGCTGTACGGCACACCGGGCCGTTGCAGCGATCGCCAGGTGCGCCGCCTGCTGACGGGCGAAGTCACCTGGCCCCGCGATCCCACCCGGCTGCCACTGGAAGCAGTCCTCGGCCAGCGCGCGACGGAACTCGGCTTCCGGCCGCCTCCACAATCGGCACCACGCGGGCGTAATGTGCGAGCAACAGCACCCACCCACCTTCAGGATCTATCCGTGCAACGCCGCACCTTCGTCCTCGGTCTGACCGGGTCCATGATCGTTCTGCCCACGCTGCCGGACTCGGGGCGCCTCGGCATGGCCGACGTCCGGCGCATCTACATGACAGCGGACCGGTTACACCAGCTCGACGACCAATATGGCGGAGCCCAACTCAGCGAAGCGGCTGCCCGGTACATCGAGTACGTGGAGCACTCCGCTCGTCGGTGTAGCTTCGGCAGCCGCGTGCAGACTGCCCTGTACCAAGCCCTCGGGGGGATGGCTACGTCCGCTGGTTGGTTCGCGTTCGACTCCAGGCAGCAGGACACAGCACGACGCTGGTGGGACGCCGGCCTTCGCTACGCCTTGCTCGCAGGCGACAGGCAGCTCCAGGCCCGCGTCTGGTCCTCGATGTCGCACCAGGCATACCACCTCGGGCACGGAGGAGAAGCAGTCTCGATCGCGCGCGCGGCACTGGACGAAACACGCGGTCGACGCGACGGACACCTCTCCAGCCTGCTACACAGCCGCGTCGCACAGGGCCACGCCCTCCAGGACGAAAGAGGCTGGTGCGGACGATCGCTACTCCGTGCTGAACAGACATACGACCAACACCGCCCGAGCGAACAGCGCTGGCTCCGCTTTTACAACGCAGGCGAGATCCACAGTTCGGCGGCTCTGTGTTACCGCGACCTCGGACAGCACACCAATTCCGTCGATTCCGCACGCAAGTCGCTGGCCGTGATCGAGTCGACCAAGCTGTGGCGCAACCTGCTCGCCGCACACACACGCGTAGCGCGTGCACTGCTGGCTGCCGGTGAGGCCGACGAGGCGATTGCCTCCGGTGACCGAGCGCTGAACCTGTTGCCGCAGGTGCGCAGCCCGCGAGTCGTGATGAGATTGGCGGAGTTCCGCGACGGCTTGATCGACAGCGGCGCGCCAGGCGCCACTGACTTCTCCGACCGTTACAAGGCGGTGGCCGCATGA
- the mobC gene encoding plasmid mobilization relaxosome protein MobC — MAEEVVRLQGEPDQNGAGGESAGPLPIRAAIAAAVHRAARRRRRDTRQRTRRLTVRFSRAEETQIKTRARELNIAVAHLMADATMAVVDHTIPLVGQRTATDDLIDELAALRTAISRVGKNVNQIAKRLNSRGPTHPRDTAVLAAAVQAISLTQAVLESVDSSAYQAATDRARR; from the coding sequence GTGGCGGAGGAAGTGGTCCGGCTCCAGGGGGAGCCGGACCAGAACGGGGCGGGCGGCGAGTCCGCCGGGCCGCTGCCGATCCGTGCCGCCATCGCCGCCGCCGTGCACCGCGCCGCCCGCCGCCGGCGCCGCGACACCCGCCAGCGCACCCGACGCCTGACCGTGCGCTTCAGCCGTGCCGAGGAAACCCAGATCAAGACGCGTGCCAGGGAGCTGAACATCGCGGTCGCCCATTTGATGGCGGACGCCACCATGGCCGTGGTCGACCACACCATCCCGCTCGTCGGCCAGCGCACCGCCACCGACGACCTGATCGACGAACTCGCTGCCCTGCGCACCGCCATTTCCCGGGTCGGCAAGAACGTCAACCAGATCGCCAAGCGCCTGAACTCCCGCGGCCCTACCCACCCCAGGGACACCGCTGTGCTGGCCGCCGCAGTGCAGGCCATCTCGCTCACCCAGGCAGTTCTGGAGTCCGTGGACTCCTCGGCCTACCAGGCCGCCACCGACCGGGCCCGCCGATGA
- a CDS encoding relaxase/mobilization nuclease domain-containing protein, producing MIAKIMKPGHSTRNTIAYLYKTGRSHDHTDPHLVAAWDELVPDPGRTDDPKRVLGQLVQALDLRVKQAGDRAPKGHVWHCAIRAAPEDPILTDEQWAEVARRIVHATGIAPTGDPDGCRWIAARHAPDHIHIVATKMRGDLRRPRHWNDYHRADAELAKIETEWGLRAYGRGDRTAAKRPTRAETEKATRRTGSPVTPREKLRATVRTAAAHAQSEDHFFALLAGADVLVDKRIAPSGDALGYKVALAADTNAAGDPIWFPGGKLAPDLSLPKIRARLTGQSPDTPTTRQVQPAERWRQATSALRNAHRTLHENGNPSAAQAGLAAAGELLDILPALATGTARRELFVAAQTFERATRSRIRFDYAQAAELRTSAKRLLRTAGQPIPDAPALDLLLTLTLLTIAAARWHRAQRHTQQAAAARATLSHLRAAYRHTAAPALNTLAQRAPTPEAVDLYAVLVRGALPERAEQILTDPAWPALATTIHEAEADGHRPADVLTKAVDGRELDTADSVVEVLVWRMRNIADRQFRQAEGAQTSSATRSRTGQQPVQAPDSWRSMAPHHRPDNPRRQR from the coding sequence ATGATTGCGAAGATCATGAAGCCGGGCCACAGCACCCGCAACACGATCGCCTACCTGTACAAGACCGGCCGCAGCCACGACCACACCGACCCGCACCTCGTCGCCGCCTGGGACGAACTGGTCCCCGACCCCGGCCGCACCGATGACCCCAAGCGGGTCCTCGGCCAGTTGGTACAGGCCCTCGATCTGCGGGTGAAACAGGCCGGCGACCGCGCACCGAAGGGTCACGTGTGGCACTGCGCGATCCGGGCCGCACCCGAAGACCCGATCCTGACCGACGAGCAGTGGGCCGAGGTCGCCCGCCGTATCGTGCATGCCACCGGCATCGCCCCGACCGGGGACCCGGACGGCTGCCGCTGGATCGCCGCCCGGCACGCACCGGACCACATCCACATCGTTGCCACCAAGATGCGCGGGGACCTGCGCCGCCCCCGCCACTGGAACGACTACCACCGCGCCGACGCCGAGCTGGCGAAGATAGAGACCGAGTGGGGGCTACGTGCCTACGGCCGCGGCGACCGCACCGCCGCCAAACGCCCCACCCGCGCCGAAACCGAGAAAGCCACCCGCCGCACCGGCAGCCCTGTCACACCGCGCGAGAAGCTGCGCGCCACCGTCCGCACCGCCGCCGCCCACGCCCAGAGCGAAGACCACTTCTTCGCTCTGCTTGCCGGGGCCGACGTCCTCGTCGACAAGCGCATCGCGCCCTCCGGGGATGCCCTCGGCTACAAAGTCGCCCTCGCCGCAGACACCAATGCCGCCGGCGACCCGATCTGGTTCCCGGGCGGCAAGCTCGCCCCCGACCTGTCCTTGCCGAAGATTCGAGCCCGCCTCACGGGACAGTCTCCCGACACCCCCACCACCCGCCAGGTCCAGCCCGCCGAGCGCTGGCGCCAGGCAACCTCAGCACTCCGCAACGCCCACCGCACCCTGCACGAGAACGGCAACCCCTCTGCTGCCCAAGCCGGGCTGGCCGCCGCCGGCGAGCTGTTGGACATCCTGCCCGCCCTCGCCACCGGCACCGCCCGCCGCGAACTCTTCGTCGCGGCCCAGACCTTCGAACGCGCCACCCGCTCCCGCATCCGCTTCGACTACGCCCAAGCCGCCGAACTGCGCACCTCCGCCAAACGCCTCCTGCGCACCGCGGGCCAACCCATCCCCGACGCCCCCGCCCTTGACCTACTGCTCACCCTCACCCTCCTGACCATTGCCGCCGCCCGCTGGCACCGCGCCCAACGCCACACCCAGCAAGCCGCCGCAGCCCGAGCCACCCTGTCCCATCTCCGTGCCGCTTACCGCCACACCGCCGCACCAGCCCTGAACACCCTCGCCCAGCGTGCCCCGACACCCGAGGCCGTCGACCTCTACGCCGTCCTCGTACGCGGGGCCCTCCCCGAGCGCGCCGAGCAGATCCTCACGGACCCCGCCTGGCCAGCCCTGGCCACCACCATCCACGAGGCCGAGGCGGATGGTCACCGTCCGGCGGACGTTCTGACCAAGGCCGTCGACGGCCGCGAGCTCGACACCGCAGATTCCGTCGTCGAGGTCCTCGTCTGGCGTATGCGCAACATCGCCGATCGGCAGTTCCGACAGGCCGAAGGCGCACAGACCAGCAGCGCCACCCGCAGCCGCACCGGCCAGCAGCCCGTGCAGGCCCCCGATAGCTGGCGCTCGATGGCGCCGCATCACCGTCCGGATAACCCCCGGCGGCAGCGATGA
- a CDS encoding DUF2637 domain-containing protein, with product MPQHSDVPTSIPGAVAIRFGIALLGTAGFALSYDALRHMAVASHVREPLAYAFPFVIDGFIAIGIGALLLLRTRPLRSRLYVWALVGIATAVSIAANALHAIRLNEQSRPDTGGLRLDNFTVGALSAIAPLALAGAVHLYLLVRRHTNATHSAARDRHTTAIPETPPTEMPENPPKPAPTETAITTGEQVAKDPAESRSRPRGRQPSAALDELVAIGRNAPLGRDDRISRRSVEKAIRAAGHTIGKDRLVQVTHQLQAERDQAEEPAQSAISSAA from the coding sequence ATGCCCCAGCACTCTGATGTCCCCACCTCCATACCGGGAGCCGTCGCCATCCGCTTCGGCATCGCCCTGCTCGGCACCGCCGGCTTCGCCCTCTCCTACGACGCCTTGCGCCACATGGCCGTCGCCAGCCACGTACGCGAACCCCTCGCCTACGCCTTCCCCTTCGTCATCGACGGGTTCATCGCCATCGGCATCGGCGCCCTCCTCCTTCTGCGCACCCGCCCTCTGCGATCCCGCCTTTACGTCTGGGCGCTGGTCGGCATCGCCACCGCCGTCAGCATCGCAGCCAACGCCCTCCACGCCATCCGCCTCAACGAGCAATCCCGCCCCGACACCGGTGGCCTGCGCTTGGACAACTTCACCGTCGGCGCCCTGTCCGCCATCGCACCACTCGCCCTCGCCGGAGCCGTACACCTGTACCTCCTCGTCCGCCGCCACACCAACGCCACACATTCCGCCGCACGTGATCGCCACACCACCGCAATCCCGGAAACGCCCCCTACGGAGATGCCGGAGAACCCGCCGAAGCCCGCGCCGACAGAGACCGCCATCACCACCGGGGAGCAAGTGGCGAAAGACCCGGCGGAATCGAGAAGCAGGCCCAGGGGACGCCAGCCCAGCGCCGCTCTCGACGAACTCGTCGCCATCGGCCGCAATGCGCCACTTGGACGCGATGACCGCATCTCCCGGCGCTCGGTCGAAAAAGCGATCCGGGCCGCGGGCCACACGATCGGCAAGGACCGCCTCGTGCAGGTCACCCACCAACTGCAGGCAGAACGCGACCAGGCCGAGGAACCGGCACAGTCGGCGATCTCCTCAGCGGCGTAA
- a CDS encoding tyrosine-type recombinase/integrase — MAKGKSSKRTFGRIRKLPSGRYQARYLGPDGIDRPAPETFATRRDADDWLAEKRTEIQRDEWVAPEVGAIPLEKYALQWVDERDLSATTEELYRRLLRLHIVPQIGDLHLDEITAPRVRTWRAERLKVTGATTVAKSYRLLKAVMETAVEDELIRRNPCRIKGAGKESAAERPIATVGQVDALADAMGPRWRLMVYIAAFGPARPEEQAEMRRSDADLDAVGVWVRRAAPELTTGRRVVGDTKSEAGRRFMALPAFMEKDLRRHLDWYAEKEPDGLLFVGERGKPFRRSTFGRKWRKARSKVGLPDGFRFYDLRHTGHTLSTQAGATLKDTMVRAGQSTERAALIYQHSNLQRQREIADALDAKVRAEREAAARQGHDEDPSGTQRARGG, encoded by the coding sequence ATGGCAAAGGGTAAGAGTTCCAAGCGGACCTTCGGCCGCATCCGCAAGCTGCCTTCGGGTCGCTACCAGGCGCGCTACCTCGGGCCTGACGGCATCGACCGGCCTGCGCCAGAGACCTTCGCCACCCGCCGTGACGCGGACGACTGGCTGGCCGAGAAGCGCACCGAGATCCAGCGCGACGAGTGGGTGGCTCCGGAGGTCGGGGCCATCCCTCTGGAGAAGTACGCCCTGCAATGGGTGGATGAGCGCGATCTGTCGGCCACCACCGAGGAGTTGTACCGGCGGCTGCTCCGGTTGCACATCGTCCCGCAGATCGGTGACCTTCACCTCGACGAGATCACCGCTCCGCGCGTCCGCACCTGGCGGGCCGAACGGCTGAAGGTGACGGGAGCCACCACGGTCGCCAAGTCCTACCGGCTGCTGAAGGCCGTCATGGAGACGGCTGTTGAGGACGAGTTGATCCGCCGGAATCCGTGTCGGATCAAGGGAGCCGGTAAGGAGTCGGCTGCTGAGCGGCCGATCGCCACCGTCGGCCAGGTGGACGCCTTGGCCGACGCCATGGGGCCGCGCTGGCGCCTGATGGTCTACATCGCGGCCTTCGGCCCAGCCCGCCCGGAGGAACAGGCCGAGATGCGCCGCTCCGATGCCGACCTGGACGCCGTTGGCGTGTGGGTACGCCGGGCCGCCCCGGAGCTGACGACCGGCCGCCGCGTCGTCGGTGACACCAAGTCAGAGGCGGGCAGGCGCTTCATGGCGCTTCCGGCCTTCATGGAGAAGGATCTCCGGCGTCACCTCGACTGGTACGCCGAGAAGGAGCCGGACGGACTGCTGTTCGTAGGAGAGCGCGGGAAGCCGTTCCGCCGATCCACCTTCGGACGGAAGTGGCGCAAGGCACGGTCGAAGGTCGGTCTGCCGGACGGCTTCCGCTTCTACGATCTCCGCCACACCGGACACACGCTCTCGACCCAGGCCGGCGCGACGCTGAAGGACACCATGGTGCGTGCGGGCCAGTCCACCGAACGGGCCGCGCTGATCTACCAGCACTCGAACCTGCAGCGTCAGCGGGAGATTGCAGATGCACTCGACGCGAAGGTGCGGGCGGAGCGTGAAGCCGCAGCTCGGCAGGGGCACGACGAGGACCCATCGGGCACGCAACGGGCACGCGGGGGGTAG